The Haematobia irritans isolate KBUSLIRL chromosome 1, ASM5000362v1, whole genome shotgun sequence DNA segment caaacatttttttttttcaatgaactAGGctatcaagttgagaaattccaTACAAGTTTGTGTTTCTTATgtgaaaatcaaaaaatgtcACGGAATATTACTGATTTGATAATTTGGACTATTCCCCACATGCTATGTTAGCGTTTGCGGATAAAAGCCGTAaccttattattattttgcacTCTTAATTTTGGGTTCCGCAAATTAAACATGAAAGTAGTATTGGTCTCTAGTACCAAGTACTTTTCAATACTTTACCAATTTTTCATTGTTGAGCGTGGGGAATACCCTCATATAGGGAAATTTTCTCATACGGAATACTCACATGACGGAATTATTCTGTGAATGTCCCTCCCGCGTTGAAGGGCGAGATTGAGGCCGCTGTGAATTTTCTCTCTCCAAACCGTGGGATGAAGGCCCCCGTGAATGTCCTTCCTCCATCAAACGACGAGATGCCATTTGGGTCAGGACAGTAGCTATTACAGTAAATCCAATTCCTATTAACCAATACCAAGCAGCCattttcaaacaaacaaaatagcgAAGCAAAAGTGTGTAATGCGGACGAATTCCAGATGGAATGTCGGTGTCTGTAAAGAATCTTTTTTTTCAGTTACTCGAAAAGAGGATTATTTGGCCACCGAAGTACTACGCCAACGCTATTTTTCACAGCCTCGAGGCTCATCAAGAAAGTCACAGATTGTGCtttagtgttgggaaagtaacaagtatttgattacaagtactcgttactgactaattttttgagtactcgttacgagtaaatgagtactcaatatcttcaatgccagtttttttcttctaacggtaagtaagttggcggtttggaagtaaaattcttgacttcttggaaaatattaattgaagttttcgaaaatcgttttttcagttaaaatgacacgaaaaggatatatggcttcatatttgaagaaagtgaaaaatttcaattcaatgtgGTACCAACGGACCAATGTGGCACACTGGAATCGCCATCCCATATTATCTTCCATTGTGAACGATATGGCACTCAAAGACAagccatagaccaagaaaatataccttccttggtctatggatTTGATTGCAGTCAGCTGACCACTGGAATTTACAGAATTCTCAACTTtggaactttattttcgcgactaCTTTGCcagaaattatgaaaattataaataaaaacaaatatattcctTTAAAGTCTTGCAGAAATCTATAGGAACAAGAAAATGCACAcagcatagaccaaggaaggtatagacatctcaagtgaattcacagcgctgtagtttgtctgcacacctctCTCTTtaacgtctgcaattgagtaattctttaatttggctttaatttgttttctttcctttgttctctcgttgaaacaccaaatattgtgaatgtttataaaatactattcacctacaccttttttgtaatgcaaatttactaatttatacggttattctcgttttccaaaaagaaattcagtcacttgactgcgcaattgagtggaatgactgcgcactgcaaataaacaaaaccatggtgaattatcaaggtatgtccctatattttcttggtctatggtctatgcatatatatatatatatatatatatatatatatatatatatatatatatatatatatatatatatatatatatatatatatatatatatatatatatatatatatatatatatatatatatatatatatatatatatatatatatatatatatatatatatatatatatatatatatatatatatatattacgcAAAGAAATTCACAGATTGTGCtttagtgttgggaaagtaacaagtatttgattacaagtactcgttactgactaattttttgagtactcgttacgagtaaatgagtactcaatatcttcaatgccagttttttttcttctaacggtaagtaagttggcggtttggaagtaaaattcttgacttcttggaaaatattaattgaagttttcgaaaatcgttttttcagttaaaatgacacgaaaaggatatatggcttcatatttgaagaaagtgaaaaatttatctgatttcttaaaaagaatcacatggatcacgtctcatgcgaatagtatgaataataatgtcgttgaGTTATTCAAAAACCCATGGAAGATTTCAACATTGGGTCTCACGATAGAAATGATCGCTAAATATTTGTATCCACTGTCAGTGGTggataccctgccagcatttcaatgttccatttcatcctcatcgctaccacagactcgtaagtgacactgcaacaatcgccaactgtgatagtattttgccatcactattcgcatgaaagtattttgccatcactattgttacaagagccattttatattttgtgaaacaccaagcgtaatgcgctttacagactatcagttattccggacgacagtgctcgtgtcgaacatatcccatatattgtgcacattataagttaagtccgaaggcataatcgatactgctgcatgtttgtgggatcgataacacatttgccgattatttagtcatcgccggcaagtcgtatcgatccgacacactataagattctttacaaacaccgacattccgtccggaataacagatagtctgtaaagcgtataactggcttattataatttatttcaatgaaaacgaaaataaagtgctgaaaacatagttcttacgcttaaaattgtgaaaagtaaattggtgaacaatttttgactttccaaatggaataaagtgatagtttttcaaatatttctccagacacgctgcctccattgggaataaaagtactggctgatagacgctacaacatttaacttacaacttgtaactcaacatcaatatcttattaatgcataaaaatgtgttaaatgtgatgtgatagtcgtataaatgttatatttatgagaatttataaatgtttcataaattaataaaaatctaaacaatcgtgttttactcgaccacaatgattcttttacaactaccttaaaatgcactttgtctgattgtttgaaggggctcttattggcgtccttctaaatgtatccagaagggctcctaataattgcactcatgcgatacttttttgcagTAACTtgacgtggtacaacttctcaatagtgacggcgcttttccgaggagttttggatatcgtatacgactgttttcgacgtagtggggattctcagaagcgcccccaaattcaaaaaatgttggcaaggtaatggtggatttaaaaagtttgaaaattgcAAGCATCAGTAATACACAATGCCATCTAGATATACACTgacgaaaaaataccaaatattgAATACGAAGTTGGCTCTAAAAATGTGAatgattggtgaaaatctttttctaacgaGACCCATATATCTACAACACCACATTTTAAAACACTAGAATGAAACTGGATAATGTAATCTGCTTTTCTATaccgttttttaattttaaaaagaagaaaaaaaaattgcccacaatgtcttttttaatttttttttataaacgtaacgagtactcaattcaaaagttacgagtagtaacgagtagtcaatcaaaatttacaacactatTGTGCTTATCTTCTCAATaccaaataactcaacaaattgTTATATGCAGTgtgcatagaccaaggaagataTAGACacctcaagtgaattcacagcgctgtagcttgtctgcacaccgtagatggctctttttcgtcttcaaatgagtgattttttaatttggctttatttgtgttttctttcctttgttctcttgaggaaacaccaaatattgaaaaaggaaataaaattgtatccatccacacctttttcgtaatatatatatatatatatatatatatatatatatatatatatatatatatatatatatatatatatatatatatatatatatatatatatatatatatatatatatatatatatatatattattttttaatgcacacagcatagaccaattaaaatagagacataccttgacaattcaccatggttttgtttatttgcagtgcgcagtcattacaCCATAGACCAAAGAAGGTatagacaacgaaagtgaattcacagcgctgtagtttgtctgcacaccgtagatggctctttttcgtctgcaattgtgtgatttttaaatttggctttaatttgttttctttcgtttgttcttttgatgaaacaccaaatattggaaaaacatgtaaaactctatacatccacatcttttttgtaatgcaaattgactgatttgtacggtaattctcgttttccaaaaagaaattgagtcacttgactgctcaattgagtggaatgactgcgcaaataaacaacaccatggtgaattgtcaaggtatgtctctattttaattggtctatgattacactCAATTGCAcattcaagtgactcaatttctttttttgaaaacgataattaccgtacaaatcagtcaatatgcattacaaaaaaggtgtagatagatagaattttacatgtttttccaatatttggtgtttcaacaggaaaacaaaggaaagaaaacaaattaaagccaaattaaaaaatcactcaattacaGATGCTGTgtgcatagaccaagaaaatatagggacataccttgataattcaccatggttttgtttatttgcagtgcgcagtcattccactcaattgcgcagtcaagtgactcaatttctttttggaaaacgagaataaccgtataaattagtaaatttgcattacaaaaaaggtgtaggtgaatagtattttataaacattcacaatatttggtgtttcaacgagagaacaaaggaaagaaaacaaattaaagccaaattaaagaattactcaattgcagacgttaAAGAGagaggtgtgcagacaaactacagcgctgtgaattcacttgagatgtctataccttccttggtctatgctgTGTGCATTTTCTTGTTCCTATAGATTTCTGCAAGACTTTAAaggaatatatttgtttttatttataattttcataatttctgGCAAAGtagtcgcgaaaataaagttccaAAGTTGAGAATTCTGTAAATTCCAGTGGTCAGCTGACTGCAATCAAatccatagaccaaggaaggtatatttTCTTAGTCTATGGCTTGTCTTTGAGTGCCATATCGTTCACAATGGAAGATAATATGGGATGGCGATTCCAGTCTGCCACATTGATCACATTGGTCCGTTGGTACCACATTGAATCTCGATAATGTTTCATTGCAGAAACAATTGTTTGTCAGGATTCTGTTAGCTGTTTTCACCctgtcacatttaacatatttttatgcattaataaaagattgatgttgagttagaagttacatgttgtagggtctatcagccagtgcttttattcccaatcgAGGCAGcgcgtctggaaaaatatttgaaaaactatcactttattccatttggaaagtcaaaaaatgttcaccaatatacctttcacaattttaagcgaaataatatgttttcagcacttcattatcgtttttatttaaataaattataagaagctagttgcgcttggtgtttcacaaaaaataaaatggctcttctaacagtagtgatggcaaaataatttcatgcgaatagtgatggcaaaatactatcacagttggcgattgttgcagtgtcacgagTCTGTAGTAGCTATGagtatgaaatggaactttgaaatgctggcagggtagcaatgcatttcttatacgCTTTAcatactatcagttattccggacggaatgtcggtgtttgtaaagaatcttacagtgtcggatcgatacgacttgtcggctttTTTCATCccaacaaacgtttgaaaactactaaattaaccctggacagtcatccttcgtcaaaatgacgacgcgtaatttcattttcgatttaaaatgcattttagtcgtttgggaaatcataaatttaagttatactaattcaaccattttacgaatttttgttttatactaattaaaaacaaattgaacaagaaaataaacacaattttggttctcatttttgcttacgatgtaaattatagcgtcttgaaataagccgtagtcaaaatgacgaaggatgacgttagtgtataaaaaataaggatgactttccagggttaaaaaaaaaatgacagggATAATGTATACACTACTACAAGAATGTTTCACTTGCGGAACCCAAAATTGAGAgtgcaaaataataataaggtTACGGTTTTTTGCAAACGCTAATATAGCATGTAGGAGTAGTCCAAATTATCAATTCAGTAACATTCCgtgatatttttgattttcacaTAAGAAACGCAAACttgtccaaaatattgaatttctcAACATGATTGaagcataattttttttatattgtattGAATGTTTTAGTTCTTGTTAATTGCCACCAAAGGATACCGAGACGTTAGGTGGCCACTATCATATATCAAtgtgaaaataattaaatttttacaatatttgattaataatttgcaaaaatggTAACATTATATAAACATCATAAATCTCACTTTCGTTTCGGACGAAATGATACGTGCGCCATTTGTTTAGAGAAAATGAATGGCCGAGATGAGACACATTTACGCTGCCAGCATTCGTTCCACGACAAATGTTTTTGTAAGCAAAAATAGAAGTGTCATAGTTATCAAAATATATTCTTTCTTTTTACATATATTGTAATATACCATTAAAattgtcttattttttatagaaccttttgtttatttaataccTAGTGCAAcagataaacaataaaattactcGAATTCAAATGCTGGCAGGGCTATACTGGTCCAATTTTCATGCCATCTCAGTGATtggaatatttgcaaattttttcgaaatatttcctTGGATTCTATGAGGCTGGGATTATTGGGGAATTTTTCGAACCAAAAGATTAATTGGTCTGCAAGCTCTTCGCTGCTCTGAAATATGAACCCATTTTGCCCAGGCTTTACCAACTCGTTAAGACATTTAAAGTCATAAGCACAAACGGGCAAGCCACAACCAAACATGTCAACAACTTTCATGGGCAGATCTAGACCGCTAGAACTCCAATGTAAGCAAACACCTAAATCAGCAGCCGCCAACACGGTAGGATAATCTTCGGTTTCTAGCCACGGAGTTATTATGGCCACATGAGACATACTCAGCATTTCGATTTTCCTTTGATACTCTTCCTTCTGAGGTCCCTTTCCTGTTATAATACACAAAAGGAAAGGAAAACTTTTGGGTCTTCTACAAGCCTCATTTTCATAAACTGAAACACAAAAAATGATTAAACAGTTTAAAAAGATTTCATTTATTACCTTTAAGAGCTTCAAGAAGAATTCCAAAGTCTTCGTCAGGTGTCCAGCTAGTAGATGAAACTAATATAGCCATTCTTTGGGGTTTGTAGATTACACTGCCATTGCTAAGTTTTTGTGTCAATGCTGTACTCTCCACGACACCTGATTCTTTAAGATCATCATAACATGGTGGTAAGAAATGCGGGAAATCTTTCGATAGTTTCATAAACAACTCATGTTTCTTCGATAAGTCTATAGGATGAAATTGTGGTGGTGGTCTATCATATAACACTGTGACATTCCTAAAAATTAGTGAATTGTGaaacttgtaaaaataaatattttctgatTCCTACCTAATATTCCAATTACTGATCAAGTCTTCTTTCATTGCATTGGTAACACACAAATTGACATCTGCTTTGGAACCAAATGTTCTCTCTATCCACCTGGCCAAACGACAAAACCGATTATTGTATGCACCTGCCATACCCAGTCCCAGTATTGTGTAGGTATAGTTATGCCAATCTATGACAAACTTTGTACGTGTCAAAAGACTGTACAGATAACAGACAGCCAACGCTGGTATTCCTGGTGGATTTTGTAGCAACAAAAAATGTATCGGCCTCCGGATAGATGCCAAGGCAATCATTAGACTCAGAGTTTGCCAGAATGTTTTGAATATCAATTTCAAGGAAGGTGTTAGATTAGTCACTGGTACGGGAGTCAATTCGTGTATTTTGCAAGCTGGTGACGTGCACAAATGATCTAGGGGTTTACTTTCCACGTATCCTATTAGATCGACATTATAATTGTGTTCCAGAAAACTTGATGCATGATACTCCATTCGAGGACTGTGGCCTATATCACCCAAAACGACAATACAAACATTTCGTGGACGTGTCTTCGTTTCAGTCATATTAGAaaagcaaaatgtaccaaaccATCTAAACACGTAAAGGGATAATTTTGGGACCGACCTAATTCAAGTCgcaaaaatactattttggcAAATATAAACATAGCGATAGACGGAAGGCGACAACAAAAATGTCgccaaaaaatttccttttctatTGTTTCTATGTGTTTTTGATGTCAATATATCATCATGAATAATAACATGTAATATCTTgttatttgataaattttttgaagaagcAGAATACCAGGAAACAACATTGCccaatccctgccagcatttcaatagACCAAGTAAGGTatagacaacgaaagtgaattcacaacgtagtagtttgtctgcacgtcGTAGATggatctttttcgtctgcaattgagtgattttttaatttggctttaatttgttttctttactttGTTCTCTTGgttaaacaccaaatattgtaaaatcatataaaattctatacaattaaatatcctgccaacatttttttaatttgacggcgcttccgagaatccccaccacgtcgaaaacgataaccaaaactcctcggaaaagcgtcgtcactattgagaagttgtaccacgccaagttactacaaaaaaagtaTCGCAAGAGTGTAATTAATAGGAGCCTTTCTGGACgtattttggatatcgtatacgactgttttcgtcgtggttgggattctcagaagagccgtcaaattcaaaatatgtATACCATTTTCCATCAAAGAAttagaatagattttaatttggcgAAATTCCGCTAGACATCaagtattccgtcgcggattttagGCTTCCCATGAGAAATACAAGTGTTCGCTATGATTACATTTACACACTTAAGTTTTTCCCGTTTGAATATATCTCTATATTCATTTATGTTCGGTTTACGCGCAGCCCGATATttaaggttcacttagactatccagttcattgtgataccaaattggagtgaaaccacttaaagaagctttatatcactcaaaaatgtcaccagcattactgaggtgggataatccaccactgaaacggggtttgaacccacgaccctatgtatgaaaggcggacatgctaaccattgtaccactgtGGCTACCTAATGATAAATCTAACTAAACCTAAAGGTCAGTTAGGTAAATTAACTCATTTGATGCGCATTTTCTTGTTCCTATAGATTTCTGCAAGACTTTAAaggaatatatttgtttttatttataattttcataatttatggcTAAGtagtcgcgaaaataaagttccaAAGTTGAGAATTCTGTAAATTACAGTGGTCAGCTgactgcaatcaaatttcaaaaacttcttaaaacgcAATTAAGATAGAGAATCTTCGCTTGCTTTGTCGTGTTATCAATTTCATGTGAATACGTGGTAAACAAAATCCCAATCACGTCTGACGAACATACAAAAATAAGGactctttttttattgtaagaaACTATCACCTTGTGCCAGGGATTACAACAGATAACCGAAGGGACGCACTATGTCGGCTTTAGGGAAACGTAAAAGGGGAAGACCCAGGTTGAATGAGTCAAAAATGATTAGAAACATTGATGACAATTTAATAAAGGAGGTTAAAAACTGTCCCATACTTTACGATCCAAATCATCCCAATTACCGCAATAGAGCCATTGCCAACAGATACTGGAGATCAATTGCAAGCACATTGAACTCCACAGAAGCAATTGTAAAAAGTCGAATGATACAATTACGAAATAGATATAACGTGGAAAAGCGGCGAGTTGACACAAATGGAGGATCTATTTCCAGCTGGCCTCTTTTTGACGAATTATCAACAATAGTCGAATTTCCTACCAAGCAGCAAAAACTACCAATAAGGAACACCTcgagtgatgatgatgatgataggtACGTAGAGGGACAAAGTTATTGGTTTTATATGTATGTACTTCAATTATGGTAAATTTTTGCAGGAATGGGTACGTTACAAATGATTACACACAGCAGATACCAAATAACCGTGGACAACACAATATGCCACAATCATCAGATACGAATTTCTTAGATGACACTGAAGAATTGTACAATAAGAAGTTCAGAGCTTTCGGAGAATTCCTAACATCTTCACTCATCGAATTGAGCGAAATGCAGGCTCTgcatttagtaaaaaaatttactgcAGATTTGGTGGAATATTCGAAGCTTGTAGACGTAAATAGACTTAATTCGAAATCAAATCCCCCACATTCCACAAATGGGAACGATTTTCTATTGGATTAAATAAAACCTTGTGGACAATTTAGTTTTGTATATAACTTGTGTCCTACTTACATATGTGTATCCTATAGTTTCCTGCGCATAAGAATATTATTAGAAGGCAATATAATTGAGCCTGTTAAAGGCTGGTTTCTCTGAGTGGCCAAACTACGTCATTAAGAATGTTTCACGTgcactcgaaaaaaaaattgaactctatttcacaaaagccaattttattttattttagttcgtggaattattatgtttggagaaaatatcttttactgtaataattttttacgtacgttagttaaattaactaaaaaactggaaaaaattat contains these protein-coding regions:
- the LOC142220003 gene encoding uncharacterized protein LOC142220003 isoform X1 is translated as MAAWYWLIGIGFTVIATVLTQMASRRLMEEGHSRGPSSHGLERENSQRPQSRPSTREGHSQNNSVIPDDICKICEKKTYPENATFLSCIHVFHEECLMKYREENETKDCPKCREQRKYK
- the LOC142220003 gene encoding uncharacterized protein LOC142220003 isoform X2, with the translated sequence MAAWYWLIGIGFTVIATVLTQMASRRLMEEGHSRGPSSHGLERENSQRPQSRPSTREGHSQNNSVILLCFIRVYKAKEEKLT
- the LOC142220009 gene encoding uncharacterized protein LOC142220009: MSALGKRKRGRPRLNESKMIRNIDDNLIKEVKNCPILYDPNHPNYRNRAIANRYWRSIASTLNSTEAIVKSRMIQLRNRYNVEKRRVDTNGGSISSWPLFDELSTIVEFPTKQQKLPIRNTSSDDDDDRNGYVTNDYTQQIPNNRGQHNMPQSSDTNFLDDTEELYNKKFRAFGEFLTSSLIELSEMQALHLVKKFTADLVEYSKLVDVNRLNSKSNPPHSTNGNDFLLD
- the Alg1 gene encoding ALG1, chitobiosyldiphosphodolichol beta-mannosyltransferase produces the protein MTETKTRPRNVCIVVLGDIGHSPRMEYHASSFLEHNYNVDLIGYVESKPLDHLCTSPACKIHELTPVPVTNLTPSLKLIFKTFWQTLSLMIALASIRRPIHFLLLQNPPGIPALAVCYLYSLLTRTKFVIDWHNYTYTILGLGMAGAYNNRFCRLARWIERTFGSKADVNLCVTNAMKEDLISNWNIRNVTVLYDRPPPQFHPIDLSKKHELFMKLSKDFPHFLPPCYDDLKESGVVESTALTQKLSNGSVIYKPQRMAILVSSTSWTPDEDFGILLEALKVYENEACRRPKSFPFLLCIITGKGPQKEEYQRKIEMLSMSHVAIITPWLETEDYPTVLAAADLGVCLHWSSSGLDLPMKVVDMFGCGLPVCAYDFKCLNELVKPGQNGFIFQSSEELADQLIFWFEKFPNNPSLIESKEIFRKNLQIFQSLRWHENWTSIALPAFEFE
- the LOC142220007 gene encoding uncharacterized protein LOC142220007; its protein translation is MTRKGYMASYLKKVKNLSDFLKRITWITSHANSMNNNVVELFKNPWKISTLGLTIEMIAKYLYPLSVVDTLPAFQCSISSSSLPQTHTLPPLGIKVLADRRYNI